The Watersipora subatra chromosome 7, tzWatSuba1.1, whole genome shotgun sequence genomic interval AAGTCTTCTTGGTCTCTTGCAGTCCGGCAAACTACTCAATGTGGTCCATAGGAACCCAGATCTCCTGCATCTGATGTGGGTAAATGAAACTAAAATAATCATTGCCTCTCCTAATGCTCCTGGGGCTATCACAGTTCTAAGCTACTGGTGACAGCTCTGTATACCCATGACATGTGATAAGATGTCGCTGTGGAATCGCTCATTCTTGCTGCTGGAAGCACCTGCTATGATCAGTGCCTATTGCTAGAGAAACATGATGTAGTTGGTATCACTTATCTATTAGTAGCGGCTACAGTTAATATTGACATCTATAAGTGGTATTGCTTGATATTACATGGCTTTGACATTCAGTAAAGACTGGTAAACACTGACGGGTACCTGCTTGCTTGTGTCAGAGGAGTTTTTATGGTTGCTCAGCTTTTTTTTCCGCCTCCAGGTGCTTGTGACattctattattttatgttttgcaAATACTGCTGATCTTTTTAGCAATACTTCTGGTTTTTTTAATGATACTGTGTTCTTTTTTTCTGCCTTTAGTTTTACACATGTATAAAAGTCAGTTTTTTACTGGTTAAGTACTTTTAAGCAGTTTGAAAATCAATACATTTCATTTTTCATGGTGAACATTATGCCTATTTTAGTATGCCAAGATAAATTAGATCACTGTGTGTGATCACACTTTATTATAATTGCGTTATATGCATACTTCAAGTGTCAGTGCATTACAAATCTTTCATATATTAAGTGAGTAACAAGTATTTTTGTCTAATTTAAATGCTAATGACAGTGAGACTACAAATGCTGTTGAATACGCAGCTGTCTGTTTTGAGGTATGTGAATACCTCGTTACATAAAAAAAAGGTTTCACTTCGTGTAGGGCAGACTCATTCTTTATCAAGAGCTAATGCCTCATCCAACTTTAATAAACCGGTTGCAGTAGGTTTTGCATAAATTATATCGACCATCTCATAAATAAACTGAAAGATGATCACAGAGTTCAGCCTTCATGATATAATTCAATTCTATTTTCTCCTGTATAAGAATGTTCTCTTTCCTTTGCTTAAAATAACTGCCCACATCTGAGCTGTCAGTTtgtatttttagattttttctgATTGGCTTTTTTTTTGGACAAAATTTTCCATAGGAATTTTAACCTCCTTCTGCGACTTTTTGCTTTTAATCGAAACACTGCTTTGCTTAGTTGCTGTTCTGGTCGGTTTGACCCccttttgtttagtttttgcaGAGTTTCCTGAGACTTGACTTTTGTGCTTGAGAATGGCGTGCTTCTTAGCATCCATTTCCATCTCGTTCAGCTCTGCAAGACTTTTTAGGCTCGAGTTTCGGTTCGTCGGTTTTTTCAGAATTTGTGTGACGAGTCCAAGTTTCTCCATACATGGTAGGCCTTGCCCTGCTGTGACAGGGATTCCTGTAGCATCCTTCCCTTCATCGTCTAAATGTGGTCCCGTCATCACATAGGCAAACTCTGCAATCACATTATGACTCCGTTTACAACAGGGCTTTTCAATTAGGGGTGTTTGCACCCACAAAGGACGCAAGCTGTTGTGCACTAGAGATGATCAAGAATCACAtgtgaaaacaaaaaaagtgtATTTGTTGTCGCATTGACTTGCCTATGTGAATCGggatttttatcatttctatatttcaaaattaaatattataattccATCAATCCTGAAACTGATCTGCTCATTTCACTTACAAAGAAACAGGCTTCCATcagataatagcagagaagGACAAAAAATTCAAAGATCATAAAGTCAGTTGTTTTATTAGGTTGCTTCTGTGTGAAACCGTTAAACTCATCTTAGAACGACTTtccaataacatattgtttttatatattccaAATATGTCAgtgttttattatgttttaaacctttttgttttatcGGAAACAAGGAGTGTGAGATTGTCCTTGTCAGTTGTAAAGTGTTCAGCGATGAAAATGAATAGGGCTTACAACAAGAATAGCTATTAGCTACTTCGTATATGTTTGGAGTTATTGTATACAGCTGATACACACTTTGTACATAACATCCTATTTGAAAAAACACTTGACAGAATAAAGTTTAATATATACTGTTTAATAAGATTAGGTACAAACCATCAAAGTCAATGTCACCACTTCCATCTTTGTCAAAGTGATCTAGGATTTCTGAAACTTCTAGGTCTGTCAGTGGCTCTCCTAATTTTCTCAAAATGAATGCAAACTCCTCCCTTGATAGGGTGCCACTGTTATCCTGCGAGCAAAGTATGTTAGTAAATAATGAATTACTATGAGTAGTTGGTAGAACTTGTACCGATGTCTATGCTAGTAACTCAGCAGTCCCGTTTTAACAAGTGAACTTTCAACTTATGATCCTTTTTGAATGTGGCGTGTTAGGTTTACCTGATCAAATACTTTGAAAGCTTCCTTGATGTCATCCATTGATTCCTGGTCATTCCATTTAAGGTACATGAGAAACAGGTACTCATCAATGTCGTACATCTCATTTCCTGTAATATGAGCGAAGTATATCAGCTATGCcttgtatacatgtagttgatctTAAAAAACCTTTGTCAAGTTAAGTCTGTCAAGTTCAGTCTGTTAAGTAAACTCGAGTCTGTCAAGTTAAATCAGTCAAGTCTGTTAAGTCAACTCAAGTCTGTTAAGTTGAGTCTGTCAAGTCTTCAAAACAGTCACATGTCTTGAGGGAACCTCTACTCACCATCCAGGTCTGATGTGTCTAGTAAGTCTAACATCTCTTCCTCGGTCATCTCAGGATCTACCTTGTAGACCAGTCTTTCTATCTGCTCTCTGGTCGCAAGGCCATCTCCATCCGTGTCAATTATGTGAAATGATTCTCTGATTTCTACAGCAGAGGCTCAATGTGTTTGTATGCTGCCATAAGCTGACTAAGTAATCAGTCATATAATATATGACTGATTACTTAGATTATAGAATGTTGATTTACGTCCCTGAAATTGGCTGAATGAACTGTTTTATGATAAcgaaaacagaaataaaaatcaaagctaCTGCATAAAAGTCTGTTGCTCAAGTTCTAACAGTTCTAAGTTCATAAAACAGTTCATTCAGCCAATTTCAGTGGTATAAATcaacattttataataaaaccCGTTCAAGCTTTATTACTCTCTGGTAACCTTTTGTCAGTTTTTCTGGCAGTCCTCTGTAATGCTCGCCAGGTGCGTCAGAGTTTGTTCTGTCAATAATCTACAAGAAATACAAGATGGCAGTAACATAATTTCACCGATCATATAGTTTGACAATACCTAGTCTCCACACAATTCAAAAATGAATTTGCACaaaattgtaatatattttatcagaaagtacgcAATCATTTacaattgcttttgatgttcaAAGtagtctgactgccaggatgtttctagattaaaattggcaaaacttgattacaAATTCTTACATGTTGTGTAGGTTCATGTCTAAATTGTTCTGTTATTTCCCACATCATTCACTCACTTACATTCACTCATTCCCTCGTCTGGCTCCAATTCTCTCTATGATGGTACTTACGTGAATGAGCATGGACGCTACTTTTTGCATCTGAGTTTCGCCAGTCCCAACTTTAGGTTTGGTGACCGCCGCTGCCCCTGCTGACGCATACTGCTTAAACTTGCTCAAAGCTCTGCTCATCGCTTAAATTTATTCTTTCAATTTGCTCGAAATTTAGTCTGCTTCCTCGACACTTGACGGCAACTATTAAACTAAATGACTGTAAGAGGTTTGTCTGTTTAATGCTGTGACATTTTCTCTTTTCTTGATTGTTTCATATACGCGGAGGCGAAAGACAGCCTTAGGCCACTTGTGGCATTTGATGCAACAGAGTTTGCACCTACCTAAAGCAGCTTGTGGGATAACGCTGCTTTTTGTGTTTGCATGGCCATATATATGTTATTGCTGCACAGGACTGATGTTTAAACTGTATGCGACGTGAATTCAAAGATGTTTTGCCCAATATCTTGTTACTTTATTGGTCAATTCACCTTATTTAGACCACACACACACTCAAAACTAACTCTTAGAGCCACCAATCAAATCAAGcactatttaaaaaattacatgATACACAGAAGGCAGTTGGGAGTTTTTTGTTTGCTAATAGAGACTAGTTCAACCAACATGTTTGAGTGGTCACTCTCTGATCCCCTTTTCTCCTCATGCTTATGTAACCTTGCCGAGCTTTCTTTCATCTGAAACTCTTCTGTATAACGTAAACACTTCTACCCAACATGTTGATGCCTTTCATATTTTGTTCACTGCTGTCACTGTTTGTGCTGCTGTCACTGTTTGTGCTGCTATCCCGGTTTATGTTGCTGACAGTGTTTGTGCAGTTAACTTTTCTAGAAACATTCTAAATATATTATTCATTTCAGCAACTgacttttattaataatttcgAGCCTTTTTTAGGAATATTGATTCAAAACGTTGGTTTACGAGGGTTGGTCCACAAGTTCCAGGACAagttcaataattttttaaggaTTTGTGCCATCTTGCTAAGTTTCTGCACAAATGTTGTCTTAGGAGTTATGTGCTTTACTATGCGTTCTACAGTATGTCCCACTATATTTAGCAATATGTCAATATCAATTTGCAGTAAATGACATTTTATCAGCTAAAAAATGGTAGATTTTACAGAATAAAGGAGTGCtatcaaattttgttttaagcTTGGAAAGAATGCTAGTGAAACCTAACAAATACTGCAACAAGTTTTTTGGAGAACACTTCTTTAACAGCGAAGGAGTGTTTGAATAGTTTAAGAGATTAAAATAAGGAAGAGAATCAGTAGAAGGGCACATTCATAGCAGAATACCGATCTCAGCTAGGGATGATAAGGTGGATCTGGTGAGAGCACTGAATGTGCTGACCACAAATTGTTCATCAGGGAGCTGTCTGTGAAGCTTGACATGGTTACGGAACTGCTCAGAGAATTTTGACTAACGATTTGGGAATGCGCCGGTCTGTGTAAAATTTGCTCCTTGTTTCTAACAGAAGAGCAAAAGCAAAGCAGGATTTCAGCAAGCTCTGAAATGCTAAAAGAAGTCAATGAGGATACAACATTCTTGGAAATTTTAATTACTGGTAATGAGAGTTGGATTTATTCCTAAAACCCTGAACCAAAGGATCAGAGCTCACAGTGAAAAAGCCCCATTTCAGCTAGACCAAACAATCGTGAATGTCGAGATCAGCTACCAAAGTTATGATTGTGGCTCGCTTCAATTCTGAGTGCCAAGCAATGGATCTCTCAAGGTCAGACAATTACTAAAGATGTTTACTTAGATGTTTTGAGGGCGCTGTGTCGTTCAATAATGCTAAAACGGCCTGCAAAATGGAAAAACACAGTTTCCTCCTGAACCAGCGCACACTGCTATCAAAGTTGCTGAATTTATTGCAAAAATCAGAACTCCTGTAGCTCGTTATTCACCCTATTTGCCAAACTTGGCACCGAATGACTTTTTTTGTTCCCACGACTCAAATTAATGttacaaaagaaaaagatttaaGACACAAGAGGTTGTAAAGACAGCATGTTTGACAGAGCTTGACAGTATACCACAAAATGAGTCCCTCCAGTGTATGGAATACTGGAAATGTCATTTCCAGCAGTTTAGTGATAGCCATTACTAGAACATGAtgagtaaaatattttccaaaatATCAAACCTGTTCTGGAGCTTTTGGATCAACCCTCATGTTTCCCAAAAGGGAGAATGTCAGTATACAAAGTGAACTCAGAAAGCGCAGTAAAGCAAGCCCATGCGGGATCTCATTCTTTATTGAAACAAACAGCAGGTGAAACACAACTACTAATCATTTTTTGCTTTCATTTTCATTTCTCAGTTGGAGAACTGGCAAAGGCTTCTTCACAAAAATTACAAAGGCTGCATGGTACGGttacttttataaaaattgttctGACCTTACATAAGAAATAGGTGATTTAGTCATCACACAAATGCActttaggaaaaaatattgataccaaatttatttgttacaaGGTTGAGTGGAATAAGTTACTTATCTCAACTCTTTCAATCAGCCATTCTCTCAGTCAGAAGATGCTATTCATCCCAATGTGAAATTCCGTAGTATTTTTATCTGGTGCATTTAATTCAGTGCCTCGCAGCTCATCGTACTGTTGATGTAGGCCTACTCATATTCTATTCTCATTTaccatattatgtatatatgcatatatacatgtgtatataaatgtatatattatacatgtgtatatacatgtatatatatatacatgtttatatatacatgtgtatataaatgtatatattatacatgtatatatatatatatatatatatatatatatatatatatatatatatatatatatatatatgtatatatatatatatatacatgtatatatatatatatatatacatgtatatacacatgtatatatgcatgtatacatgtgtatataattgtatatattatacatgtgtatatacatgtatatatatatgtatatatatacacatgtatatacacatgtatatatgcatatatacatgtgtatataaatgtatatgttatacatgtgtatataggtgtatatatatacatatatatatataatggctatataatatatatatataacggcTATAAAACTATCTAGCCCAATTGTATGATTAATCTGCTGTTTTAACTTTGGTGTACTAAATAAAAGTCTCTGATTAAGGTATACTTTTATCCTTGTCTTTGCATCAATTTTAGACTTATTGTCATTAGATTAAATGGCTTATTGGATGAGTCGGTTTTAGTCTGAATGTCTTAGAACAAATTAGACCAAGTGGATTTGAACCAATCGGTATTGTTATCGTTAGACCAATTGTACCAAACCCATGATTCTGCAGTATAGTTACTTTTTGTACACTTTCAACATAGATTGTAAAATAAACGCTAACAAATAATCCTTTACATCATTTGGTATTTAGACTActaataaaaatcaaaattattgatagatatttttgtcagacacttggtGGAAAAACATCAATGTATTCATTTTGACTACAGTATATGGCTGGTTAGCGGAATTATATTGATTGACATTAAAAGAGAGTTAGTATTTACATAagatgtataaaaatagtaggagTATTACAGtatactagtacatgtatcagAGACTTTGCTAGTTAGTATACAAGTTCTAATACTTTGCATTCACTGCTTAAAAACCATCAACTATTTGAAACCGTAATGACTAGCTCTTAACATTTGTTTTATGTACTAGATGAATATATTACATACGCTGAAGAAAGTTAGGGGTTTAAAAAACGTGACCACATTAGAGCACTTTCAGTACGATTGAAGTTTTTAATAGCGAATAGTATTGTGGAGACAACTCCATATTTGACTTCTCTTAGAAAGGGGTGTTGTTATTGCAGTTAAACGACGAGAAATGAAGTAGCAATGTTCGTTAAATGATAAAAAGTGGTATATCGATTCTGCTTACACATATTGATCAACTTCGTAGCCAGATTCGCTTGTCTCCCCTTGAGTGTTCATGTGTCTGATAACATCAGAGCACATGGAAAAATTGTCACTCTCCAGGCTAACCACGCTGTCTCTCTTAGACACAGCTTTATCTCTTGCCTCCTTCTTCTGCAGCCCGTATAGATCATGGTAATGCTCTATCACAGACTCTGACTCCTGCTTATCTTTTGGCGTCTCAACAAATGCCGGTTTGATGACATTCTTGCTCGTCAGGGGACGAGCAGAGCCGAGCACTCTAAGTTCTGTTCCAGACATAATGGTCTTCTTGCTGCCCGGCTCCTTCTGAGAATCAGCACCAGACTGTGTAAACTTTATCCTTTCTCTCCCCGCCGGAGCAGAGTTGACTATACGTCTGCCATAGATTGCAGGTCCTGATGAAGAGTCGTCTCTGTAAGGACACGGGCACACAAGTGAACTATGTGCTACAATTTTTTATGACAATACAGATAACACACAATGATAGTTTATGGTTCAATTGTTTGCGAATTTACCCTTTTTATAACCAAACGCTTTTTTGTCCTCAACTCATGCACAGAGGCTGTTCAAACACAGAGAGAATACTTGGTTCTTTTGATTCGTAGTCCTCTCGAGGTTCAAAGTGGGTAAAACATTGATGTTTGCTCAACTGTTACTTGGTGCACCTCACCACTTGATAACTTCAGCAAAAACAGCCAATTTTGCAACAAAAGGTATTACTTCATTGCAGATAACAGTTTTCTTACTTTCGTCTGCTATGCTCCGCCGACTTCGGTTTTCCCTTCTGTTTACGACTGGATGCCCCGCTAGTCGAGCTTAAATGACTTTTGACATCGGGACTCATAGAACTAATGGAACGTCGACTAGTAAATGGTATTCCAGTATCATCACTTCCATCTTCTACATGTGGTCCCGTCATAACATATGCGAATTCTAtagaaatgtaaaaataagGAATAGTTAAAAAGGCCTTGTAGTACTAGCAATTCAGGTGAATATCAAGATAGTAACATTGTCCTCTGATAATCTCTACTCTAGTAGAAATAATAAATAGACAATGTTACTATCTTGGATCATCATGATCCTTTTATCATTATGATCAAAGGATCATAACCTCTACCAGAGTAGAGATTATATCAAAGTAGATATCaaaaagaataaatacaaaAGCGAACAAAAAAAGAATGTCACATCCACTAAACGTAAGTACAGTATTACTGAGTAGAAATTCGTCTCCGTAGCATTATAATTCTTGGCTAAAAATTGTGGTGGCTCTGTATATTACCATGCAGGAGCATGCACAAGTGTATTGCACCTCGCATATGTTCATCTTGCTTATATTTCTCACATACTATAGTCAATCACAGACTGCGTTAAAGTAATAATCTGTAATTTTTACATAGTGCTGTTTCTGACTATTTACTTACTGGACTGCTTGAATATGTGAAGTTCTAGTCAGTCAGCTCGTAGCATTGATATAATAAAGTTGTTTACGGCCAGACAGACAGTAGGTAAAAGTAGGTCGTTGGATTGGAAAATAAGCGACAAgaatgttgaatacaaatctaCTGAAATTCGAAATAGCACTTGTCACAAACTACACTATGCTTACAcagtaatatttactataagaCACAGTTGTTCTCCTTTTTGATTATCATTGTCAAGTTTCATTCTAAAAGTCAAGACATGAAACAGTTGTTAACATCACTTAAACGGGAAGTTGCAAATGAGTTAACCCTTTTTTTAAAGAACCACTACCATGAATTGCTACGTGCATCTGTTTGAAAGTGTCCTTCCATAGCCATAGCGGCAAGTAATGATAGGAGTTACCTTCTTTCTAAAAAGTTGAAACTCACCATCAAAGTCAATTTCTCCGCTGCCATCTCTGTCGAAATGATTGAGGATGTGGTCAACTTCTTTATCAATCAGAGGCTCTCCAAGTTTTTTAAGAATGAAAGCAAACTCACTTCTAGATAGGGCTCCACTGTTGTCCTGCAGAAGAAGTAACTATGTGAAGAAGACTATCGCAGCCTTTGATGATTGTAAGAGACACTTTACTCGGAAGGCTTTATCACTAGGCTCGGACACTGTATCTGTAGCCTTACTGCTATCTCAACCTGCatattttactaattttcaGCAGGTAAAAAGATTTGCATTAAAAGGGTGGGTAAGAGACATGCATCAGCTACTTTTAGAAAGTTCTTGAAAAAGCTCAACTGACATTACCCTGACCTGGCAGCAAACAGATATATGGATGAGTCAGATGGATGATATATGTACTTTGATTACACATGAGATCCCTCTAGCAATTAGTAACAATTCATTTGACATTTTCCTATGATATTTTTAGATGCATGAATTTGCACTTGCAAAGGAAAGGTTGCAGGTTTGGTTGTATATTGACTAGTAGTAGGGAGATATAGTTTAGTCATACACAGATATAAACTAATCATACACAGATATACACTGGTCATATACAGATATGCACTGGTCATATACAGATATACACtagtcatatacatatatacactagtcATATACAGATATAAACTAGTCATATACAGATATAAACTAATCATACACAGATATAAACTAGTCATATACAGATGTACACTGGTCATATACAGATATACACTGGTCATATACAGATATACACTAGTCATATACAGATATACACTAGTCATATACAGATATAAACTAGTCATATACAGATATAACTAATCATATACAGATATAAACTAGTCATACGCAGATATAAACTAATCATACACAGATATAAACTAGTCATATACAGATATACACTGGTCATATACAGATACAAACTAGTCATACACAGATATAAACTAGTCATAAACAGATATAAACTagtcatataaaaatataaactagTCATATGCAGATATAAACTAGTCATATACAGATATAAACTAGTTATATACAGATATAAACTAGTCATACACAGATATAAACTAGTAATACACATCTTTATAATCAAAATATCAACTTGCCATGCAGCCTCATAAATGTTACAAGTGTTATGCCTAGGACAACTTTTCACTATATCTGCTTGTCTCCAAATCTTTCAAACTTGTTTATCTTCCAGTTTAGTCTCCGCTATCTTTTCTCTAGATATCTATCTTCTCATTTCTACACCTCTCCGTCTATATATCAGCGTTTCTACAACCACCCTTTTTATACATTACCCACTCTCCCACTTTCTATGACTTGTTGCTTCTACTCTTATCCATTCACTGTACACCCACCTTTATATTCATCTGCCCGGTCTCTGTACCTTCAATGCTTTTTATTGTCACTCGTACACAGTGCATACCTTCTATGTAGTTTGACCTAGCTTAGTTTCTATTGAGTCATTCTCTGTTTCGATCCTTCTTTAGCCTTTGATGTTTTCAATCTTTACATATTCCTACATATTGTtgttcatatattatatacttctCTCCTTATACCTCGCTCTCAAATGAAACCAAAGATGCGTGCATCTAGAATTAATTTAGTTAGAACACGATGACTTCAGAGCCGCAGCTTGTACAGAAGCATTACACTGTTTATTTACCTTGTCAAACACCCTGAAGGCCTCTTTAATATCATCAACAGACTCTTGGTCATTCCATTTAAGGTACATGAGAAACAGGTACTCATCCATGTCATACATGCCATCGGCTGTAATGGACAGCAGAGACAACTACAGGGTATGGCATATGTTAGAATGTATTTAATACCTGGCACACCCTTCTGAAGTAGTGGATAGCATTGCTAGGCAACGATAAAGCTAAAcacttgaaaatgaaaataacaGATAGTATTTTACTCATATCCTGTTTGTAGCTTTGGTTCAAGTGCCTTGTCCGGGTTTGTACTCTCATATCTCTTTGACATTCAAAACTTAGTAAACAAAATTAGacaaaagaaaatatatgaCATAGACATGCAACCAATATGTTAACAAAGCATTATAACCATAGAAGTATTCAACAACAAACGAACTAATCTATACAAAGTTTACATTTGATAAGAGTCACAAATTCAAGCACAAGCATTGACTAAAATCTCTTTTAGTAGATGCAATAGCGGCTATGGAGACTTCCTAGGCTGAGACTGTCATGTATTATTGACTGATGTAAGCCTGGATGGGTtagtgatagtgtgaacattgttatcactaACAATCACTGAAATATTGCGTGATTAACATCAGCATACAGccatatagtgtgaaccagcttcTAGTTTAAACTATTATTCATAGAAAACCAAATAGTTCCACCAATAAGAGTTAACGCCCCCATCGAGGAGACGAGCCATACTGACCATCTAAATCGGCAGTGTCTAGCAAGTCTTGCATCTCCTCATGGGTCATATCTGGGTCAATCCTGTAAACGAGGTCCTCCACTTGCCTTCTAGATACAAGTCCATCGCTGTCCGTGTCCAGGATAGGAAACGACTCTCTGATCTCTACAACAATGAACTTACTGTATAAACTTACTCCTTTGTAAGTTTCTACAAAATAGCTTGCAGGATGGCAGTAAAAAACATCCCCATTACCTCTATAACTTcatgcaaaattataaattttttctgttttattttgtttccctTCTTTTGCATCTCTATACTTAGAAAGAATTTTTAATGAAGTCAGATCAGTCGCTCTAgtaggaaaaagaaaaatggacttttttgtgatttattttcgtCAACAATAATAGTTGACAAAAGAAAAATGCTGGAGGAgagatgaagcccataatacgcaatagcatagcGAGCCGTGGTGTCGGGCTTATCGTCATCGCGTAATCTACGTCAATTTTGATAGGAATTAGGTTTTATTCACTTATTAAAAgatgtaatttaattttttcttgaAACTGGCCACCTTCTCTATGCTTCTTATAGTATTAGGGAGTTGGTTTCAAAAAATGGCCTGTTGGTAATCCACCCTGCGATGACCTACACGGGAAGAAAACTGTGGGAGATTTAGACAGAAATTTGAGAATCAAGTTTGATATATTGTGCGAGGgatataattacaataaaattcatgatgggctaaaagtataatgcagtatgaatatagtgaactgataggtagtatggatgatgatttgaaaagagGTTTGGTGTGAGTGAGGCGGGGTTTTCTGTAAATGGTCCTTATCATGCGCTTTTGAGGTGTTATTAAAGTCGTAATATGGGTGGGTGGTGCATTGTCCAATGCCTCAATGCAATGTGAAAGTTTAGAATTAATCATagaattgtataataaaagcagagGCTTGTGAGATAAATATTCAGAGGTGCAATAGAGTAAGCCTGATCAGGGTCTcagttgttttagtaaatattcgaTGTGTTTTTTCAAGTGagattaaaatcaatgaaaATGGCTAAGAACAGCGTAATCTGTATGAAAAACTGGTtggttaaaaatgaaaaagggaTGAGTGTTAGCtagatgaaatttattttggggCTTTTTTAgtaacatgatattagtcttatCAACATTTAGGGTGAGTTTGTTAGAAGTGCACCAGTTTTGAATAGCGAGAAGTTCGTTATTTAAACAAATCTATGCTCTCGTTGATGCTGGAGGATTCGAAAAAGAGATTAGTGTCATCTGCATAAAGCAAAGGTGTGAAAAGGTTGATGACATGTGTTaaatcatttatgtaaattaaaaaaagagttgGACCAAGGATGGAACCTTGAGGTTAACCACATGTTAAATCTAGTATGGAAGATAAAGTGCTACCAATAA includes:
- the LOC137400282 gene encoding uncharacterized protein, with amino-acid sequence MLPAGAYEKFLGTLFDGNLDSSYNKELRWRLLWKTHGFRGLYGNTDKQQLHTQILERRRSLPGRHDGLPNRLKKEIRESFPILDTDSDGLVSRRQVEDLVYRIDPDMTHEEMQDLLDTADLDADGMYDMDEYLFLMYLKWNDQESVDDIKEAFRVFDKDNSGALSRSEFAFILKKLGEPLIDKEVDHILNHFDRDGSGEIDFDEFAYVMTGPHVEDGSDDTGIPFTSRRSISSMSPDVKSHLSSTSGASSRKQKGKPKSAEHSRRKDDSSSGPAIYGRRIVNSAPAGRERIKFTQSGADSQKEPGSKKTIMSGTELRVLGSARPLTSKNVIKPAFVETPKDKQESESVIEHYHDLYGLQKKEARDKAVSKRDSVVSLESDNFSMCSDVIRHMNTQGETSESGYEVDQYV